In one window of Leptospira sp. WS92.C1 DNA:
- a CDS encoding flagellar hook-associated protein 3, with protein sequence MRITNMMQNNSLVKNLNRHQLLMDETQNQLATGQRIRLPSDEPGRATNQMFFRSRLNELDTFQRNIDDGNSRLQQIDGELDRIGSLFQRARVLAVQASNGIYQGDKGFELEIAIGKEIDEILRSLVDIANTRDATGRPLFGGHVIERPPFEAIESKIKGLQGIELKNQFIGVEYRGDIGEQLREIEKGEYIPVTIPGNKVFWGTNMSITSKVDNSGYIASSDQKFKIDGVEIHISAGDTIDDIIDKINNSPLEVKANKLAQDNISLSSTAPHQIWMEDTEGGTILRDIGLVDSATSEPPNNYSKSATVTGLSIFDVMIQFRNDLIQKDQERISGRDLQDLDLAMENILRYRAVVGARMNRMEEHAQRVDFDKSYMTELLSKNEGIDFPETIMNMKWLETVHQYALNVGSKIIKPTLMDFLR encoded by the coding sequence ATGCGCATAACAAACATGATGCAGAACAACAGCTTGGTTAAGAATTTGAATCGGCACCAGCTACTCATGGACGAAACGCAGAATCAACTCGCTACCGGACAAAGAATTCGTCTTCCGTCCGATGAACCGGGTCGCGCAACAAATCAAATGTTTTTTCGTTCCAGACTGAACGAGTTGGATACGTTTCAGCGAAATATAGACGACGGCAATTCTCGTCTTCAGCAAATCGACGGGGAATTGGATCGAATCGGTTCCTTATTTCAAAGAGCGAGAGTTCTCGCGGTTCAGGCATCGAACGGGATCTATCAAGGAGATAAAGGTTTTGAACTCGAGATCGCGATCGGAAAAGAGATCGATGAAATTCTAAGATCGTTAGTCGACATCGCAAATACAAGAGACGCGACCGGTCGGCCATTGTTTGGAGGACACGTAATCGAAAGACCTCCTTTTGAAGCGATCGAATCCAAAATCAAAGGACTTCAAGGGATCGAACTCAAAAATCAATTTATCGGGGTTGAATATCGCGGCGATATCGGCGAACAGCTCAGAGAGATCGAAAAGGGAGAATACATTCCGGTAACGATTCCGGGGAACAAGGTTTTCTGGGGAACCAATATGAGCATCACGAGTAAGGTGGATAACTCGGGTTATATCGCTTCATCGGATCAGAAATTTAAAATTGACGGAGTTGAAATTCATATCTCAGCGGGGGATACGATCGACGATATCATCGACAAGATCAACAATTCTCCTTTGGAAGTGAAAGCAAACAAACTCGCGCAGGACAATATCAGTTTAAGTTCGACGGCCCCGCATCAAATCTGGATGGAAGACACGGAAGGCGGAACGATTTTAAGGGATATCGGATTGGTCGATTCCGCCACTTCGGAACCTCCTAATAATTATTCCAAGTCTGCAACGGTAACAGGGCTTTCTATTTTTGACGTGATGATCCAATTTAGAAACGATCTCATCCAAAAAGATCAGGAAAGAATTTCAGGTCGCGATCTTCAGGATTTGGATCTTGCGATGGAAAATATTCTCCGTTACAGAGCCGTAGTCGGCGCAAGGATGAATCGCATGGAAGAGCACGCTCAACGTGTGGATTTTGATAAATCATATATGACCGAACTTCTTTCTAAAAACGAGGGGATCGATTTTCCTGAAACCATCATGAACATGAAGTGGTTGGAAACGGTTCACCAATATGCTCTCAATGTCGGATCAAAAATTATTAAACCGACATTGATGGATTTTCTGAGATAA
- the fliW gene encoding flagellar assembly protein FliW produces the protein MGIEIQTKPFGKIQISEKQILAFPEGLLGFEEYKKFALIEEEEESVFKWLQSIEEVDLAFVVIPPSLFKKEYKPLIPEQELQMIGIAEMKEGLTLVIVTIPGDDPALMTANMQGPILINKETLIAKQFISRNESHSVREKILESAAVEIS, from the coding sequence ATGGGAATTGAGATTCAAACAAAACCGTTTGGAAAAATACAAATATCGGAAAAACAAATTCTCGCCTTTCCAGAAGGTTTGCTAGGATTCGAAGAATATAAAAAATTTGCTTTAATCGAAGAAGAGGAGGAATCCGTTTTTAAATGGTTGCAGTCTATTGAAGAAGTGGATCTTGCTTTTGTAGTCATTCCTCCTTCTCTTTTTAAGAAAGAATATAAACCGCTGATTCCGGAACAGGAACTGCAAATGATAGGAATCGCGGAAATGAAAGAAGGTCTAACGTTAGTTATCGTTACGATTCCTGGAGACGATCCGGCGCTTATGACAGCGAATATGCAAGGGCCGATTCTCATTAATAAGGAAACTCTGATCGCAAAACAATTTATATCAAGAAACGAATCTCATTCCGTTCGGGAGAAAATTCTCGAATCCGCTGCCGTGGAGATAAGTTAA
- the flgK gene encoding flagellar hook-associated protein FlgK — protein MGSTFSGLEIGKRGLTAHQQALQTTGHNISNADNKQYARQRVTMTAMDPLYDPSLNRANLPGQIGQGVEIASIERIRDNFIDDRIIETSGTKDYWAARNEYLYQLETVFNEPNGTTLRTLMDKFWSSWEDLANYPEDNAHRSVVLEKANGLGSRTEDVYRKLAQLRDQANREIETKSYHMNTIAENIRTLNERIGKSEALGDRPNDLYDKRDALLQELSSLVDITIGRSDEDELMVFIGQQIFVQGNKANKIDVLGNPSKDGLLDLYWGATGDPVLLRKGRLQGLIEVRDKIIREKIDQVDSLSINVMDAVNEIHKDGFGISGNTNQAFFNIRALSINTFGEYDSNGDGQNDVTAIFRVTGRNTIDPDRPIGINGTISFNQSDAKEAPVLIPYSTNDTLNGIIKRINASRSGVVAYMNHDNQLALKATVADDHPNKNFILRHVEDSGDLLVGMTGILMASGPAGAYDYKRLGEINKLQSRPEDITLTPHFHPSSHFRIADSIANNVANIAAARGKDVGGTGDYNSPGGQKDGRNALMVASALRNNPVMVDYSKTTDDFYNTLISKLGTEAREAKQEFGIQSDLMAELENMRQSVMGVNLDEEMANMVQFQHSYNASAKMINTMNEILDTIINRLGV, from the coding sequence ATGGGATCCACATTTTCAGGACTTGAAATCGGAAAGCGGGGTTTAACCGCTCACCAACAGGCGCTTCAAACAACCGGTCATAATATTTCCAACGCGGACAATAAACAATACGCGAGACAAAGAGTCACAATGACTGCGATGGATCCTTTATACGATCCGTCTCTAAACCGCGCAAATCTTCCGGGACAAATCGGCCAGGGAGTTGAAATCGCTTCGATTGAAAGAATCAGAGATAATTTTATCGATGATAGAATCATCGAAACATCCGGAACGAAAGATTATTGGGCGGCTCGTAACGAATACTTATACCAATTAGAAACTGTTTTTAACGAACCAAATGGAACTACACTCAGAACCTTGATGGATAAGTTTTGGTCTTCTTGGGAGGATCTTGCGAACTATCCTGAAGACAACGCTCATAGATCCGTAGTTTTGGAAAAAGCGAACGGACTTGGAAGTAGAACAGAAGACGTCTATCGTAAGCTGGCTCAATTGAGAGACCAAGCAAACCGAGAGATCGAAACTAAATCATATCATATGAATACGATCGCTGAAAACATTCGTACTTTGAACGAAAGAATCGGTAAATCGGAAGCTCTCGGAGATCGTCCAAACGATCTCTATGACAAACGAGACGCTCTTTTACAGGAACTTTCTTCCTTAGTGGATATTACGATCGGCCGTTCCGATGAGGACGAGCTGATGGTCTTTATCGGTCAGCAGATATTTGTTCAAGGGAATAAGGCTAACAAGATCGATGTTCTTGGTAATCCATCCAAAGACGGACTCCTGGATTTATATTGGGGGGCAACGGGAGATCCGGTTCTTTTGAGAAAGGGAAGACTTCAGGGGCTGATCGAAGTCCGCGATAAAATCATTCGTGAGAAGATCGATCAAGTGGATTCTCTTTCGATCAACGTCATGGATGCGGTGAACGAAATTCACAAAGACGGTTTTGGTATCAGTGGAAATACGAACCAAGCTTTCTTTAACATCCGTGCCCTATCTATCAATACGTTCGGAGAATACGATTCCAACGGAGACGGACAAAACGACGTCACTGCAATCTTTCGTGTAACCGGTCGAAACACAATCGATCCGGATCGACCGATCGGAATCAACGGAACGATTAGTTTTAATCAATCGGACGCAAAAGAAGCTCCCGTATTGATTCCATACTCAACAAACGATACGTTAAACGGTATTATCAAAAGAATCAACGCTTCGAGATCCGGGGTCGTGGCTTATATGAACCATGACAATCAATTGGCTTTGAAAGCCACGGTTGCGGACGATCATCCCAACAAGAATTTTATCCTGAGACACGTGGAAGACAGCGGTGATCTTTTGGTGGGAATGACCGGAATCTTGATGGCGTCCGGACCCGCGGGAGCATATGATTATAAACGTCTGGGTGAAATCAACAAGCTACAGTCTCGTCCCGAAGACATCACCCTAACTCCTCACTTTCATCCTTCTTCACATTTTAGAATTGCAGATTCAATCGCGAATAACGTGGCGAACATCGCCGCTGCAAGAGGAAAGGACGTAGGCGGCACGGGGGATTACAATTCTCCGGGCGGCCAAAAGGATGGAAGAAACGCGCTTATGGTTGCGTCCGCGTTGAGGAACAATCCAGTCATGGTCGATTATTCCAAAACCACTGACGACTTTTACAATACGTTGATTTCCAAATTGGGAACGGAAGCTCGCGAAGCAAAACAAGAATTCGGAATTCAAAGCGATCTGATGGCCGAGCTGGAAAACATGAGACAGTCCGTTATGGGGGTAAATCTGGATGAGGAAATGGCCAATATGGTTCAGTTTCAGCATTCTTATAACGCTTCCGCAAAGATGATCAATACGATGAACGAAATCTTAGATACGATAATCAATCGTTTAGGTGTTTAA
- a CDS encoding flagellar protein FlgN: MKQEEWLEQLTKLFQDEINLYSNVLELETQKSVAVVQADGKSLEAITKKTYELLVMASEIERVRMKSIEEVYRSKNFSLPETGALTLSDFLNQLDRDSNFRLKEYGSSLKSILHRLKEKIKSNEKLILTRQEILSRTIDAMREKASESELSTYGSGKEPERKQAKRPALMLNASA; the protein is encoded by the coding sequence ATGAAACAAGAGGAATGGTTGGAGCAATTAACGAAACTTTTTCAGGATGAGATCAATCTTTACTCAAACGTCCTGGAATTAGAAACACAAAAGTCTGTCGCTGTCGTTCAAGCCGATGGAAAATCCCTGGAAGCAATTACAAAAAAGACATACGAACTTTTGGTGATGGCTTCTGAGATCGAAAGAGTTCGGATGAAATCGATCGAAGAGGTATATCGTTCTAAAAATTTCTCTCTGCCAGAAACCGGAGCTCTGACCTTATCCGATTTTTTAAATCAATTGGATCGTGATTCCAATTTTAGATTAAAAGAATACGGCTCTTCTCTGAAATCGATTCTTCATCGATTGAAAGAAAAAATTAAATCCAATGAAAAATTAATCTTAACTCGTCAGGAAATTCTTTCACGCACGATCGATGCGATGCGCGAAAAAGCTTCAGAATCTGAACTGAGTACGTATGGTTCTGGAAAAGAACCCGAACGGAAACAAGCAAAAAGACCCGCTCTGATGCTGAATGCTTCCGCATAA